A window of Proteus columbae contains these coding sequences:
- the ubiK gene encoding ubiquinone biosynthesis accessory factor UbiK has product MLDPKKLEQVARQIQNVLPQGIKDFGDDIDKKIRTVLQSQLNKLDLVNREEFDVQTQVLLRTREKLNRLEQRLNELEAGLLAKPQAEVAQIEEVEIVVEAQADNKA; this is encoded by the coding sequence ATGTTGGACCCGAAAAAACTTGAACAAGTCGCGCGCCAAATCCAAAACGTTCTGCCACAGGGCATTAAAGATTTTGGTGATGATATTGATAAAAAAATCCGCACTGTTCTACAATCTCAATTAAACAAATTGGATTTAGTCAATCGCGAAGAGTTTGATGTACAAACTCAAGTCTTATTACGTACTCGTGAAAAACTTAATCGTTTAGAACAACGTTTAAATGAGCTAGAAGCGGGTCTGCTTGCAAAACCTCAAGCTGAAGTTGCTCAAATTGAAGAAGTTGAAATTGTGGTAGAGGCGCAAGCTGACAATAAAGCTTAA
- a CDS encoding 6-phospho-alpha-glucosidase, which translates to MKKFSVVIAGGGSTFTPGIILMLLENLKRFPLRAIKFYDNDAERQETIAKACEIILTEKAPDIEFCYTTDPKTAFTDVDFVMAHIRVGKYPMREKDEKIPLRHGVLGQETCGPGGIAYGMRSIGGVLELVEYMEKYSPNAWMLNYSNPAAIVAEATRRLKPNAKILNICDMPIGIESRMAQIAGLKSRKEMRVRYYGLNHFGWWTQIEDLQGNDLLPVIRKHVAEHGYIPKVAGEPVEASWNDTFGKAKDVWALDPDTMPNTYLKYYLFPDYVVEHSDPNHTRANEVMEHREKNVFSACRAITAAGKSSAGHLEIDEHASYIVDLATAIAFNTQERMLLIVPNNGSIINFDPDAMVEIPCIVGSHGPEPLVMGKIPLFQKGMMSQQVAVEKLVVEAWIEKSYLKLWQAITMSKTVPSATVAKAILDDLIEVNKDYWPELK; encoded by the coding sequence ATGAAGAAGTTCTCAGTCGTAATTGCAGGTGGCGGTAGCACATTTACACCCGGTATTATTTTGATGCTATTGGAAAATTTAAAGCGTTTTCCATTAAGAGCCATCAAATTTTATGACAATGATGCCGAGCGGCAAGAAACTATTGCTAAAGCGTGTGAAATTATTCTTACTGAAAAAGCACCTGATATTGAATTTTGCTATACCACTGATCCTAAAACAGCCTTTACTGATGTTGATTTTGTCATGGCACATATTCGTGTCGGTAAATACCCAATGCGTGAAAAAGATGAAAAAATTCCTTTACGTCACGGTGTGTTAGGGCAAGAAACGTGTGGGCCTGGTGGTATTGCTTACGGCATGCGCTCTATTGGTGGCGTGTTAGAATTGGTTGAATATATGGAAAAATATTCACCAAATGCATGGATGCTAAATTATTCTAATCCAGCAGCTATTGTCGCTGAAGCTACCCGCCGTTTAAAACCAAATGCAAAAATCTTAAATATCTGCGATATGCCAATTGGTATTGAATCACGCATGGCACAAATTGCAGGATTAAAGTCACGTAAAGAGATGCGTGTCCGTTATTATGGTTTAAATCACTTTGGCTGGTGGACGCAAATTGAAGATTTGCAAGGTAATGATTTATTACCCGTTATCCGTAAGCATGTTGCTGAACATGGATATATTCCAAAAGTGGCAGGGGAGCCTGTTGAAGCAAGCTGGAATGATACATTCGGTAAAGCAAAAGATGTGTGGGCATTAGATCCTGATACGATGCCAAATACTTATCTTAAATATTATCTATTCCCTGATTATGTTGTTGAGCATTCTGATCCTAACCATACGCGTGCGAATGAAGTGATGGAGCACAGAGAAAAGAATGTTTTCAGTGCTTGTCGTGCCATTACGGCAGCGGGTAAATCATCAGCGGGTCATCTTGAGATAGATGAACATGCCTCTTATATTGTCGATCTCGCAACGGCGATCGCATTTAATACTCAAGAAAGAATGTTACTGATCGTTCCTAATAATGGATCAATTATTAATTTTGATCCTGATGCAATGGTTGAGATCCCTTGCATTGTCGGAAGTCACGGGCCAGAGCCGTTAGTGATGGGCAAAATTCCATTATTCCAAAAAGGGATGATGAGTCAGCAAGTTGCAGTTGAAAAATTAGTGGTAGAAGCATGGATTGAAAAATCATATTTGAAACTGTGGCAGGCTATTACAATGTCCAAAACGGTGCCAAGTGCGACTGTCGCAAAAGCAATTTTAGATGATTTAATTGAAGTTAATAAAGACTATTGGCCAGAGTTAAAATAG
- a CDS encoding alpha-glucoside-specific PTS transporter subunit IIBC, with protein MLSQIQRFGGAMFTPVLLFPFAGIVVGIAILLQNPLFISEDLLRPDSLFAQIVHIIEEGGWTVFRNMPLIFAIGLPIGLAKTAQARACLAVMVSFLTWNYFINAMGIVWGNYFGVDFTNEVGGNSGLTMIAGIKTLDTSIIGAIIIAGIVTSIHNRYFDKQLPVFLGIFQGTSYVVLISFFMMLPLAWITLFFWPKVQIGIQSLQVFMVESGSLGVWIYTFLERILIPTGLHHFIYGPFIFGPAVTEHGIQVDWAQNMQYFSQSTQSLKELFPEGGFALHGNSKVFGSIGIALALYFTAAPKNRAKIAGLLIPSALTAVFVGITEPLEFTFLFISPLLFAIHAVLAATLATTLYHFGVVGNMGGGIIDNFLPMNWIPMFHNHYGMIITQIVIGLIFTMIWFVVFRTLIIKLNLKTPGREEDDEEIKLYSKQDYKNKKSQASDNSKSAKEDRKLALPKGILDGLGGSANIKSLNNCATRLRIEVIDSELVETDAYFKGLGVHGVVRKGHALQIIIGLHVSQVRDKIEQLMKEDTQKITLSEAI; from the coding sequence ATGCTCAGTCAAATACAAAGATTTGGTGGAGCCATGTTTACCCCTGTCCTGCTATTTCCTTTTGCAGGTATTGTTGTAGGCATTGCAATTCTATTACAGAATCCATTATTTATTAGTGAAGATTTATTAAGACCCGATAGTTTATTCGCTCAAATTGTTCATATTATTGAAGAAGGAGGGTGGACTGTTTTTCGTAATATGCCTCTTATTTTTGCAATTGGTTTACCAATAGGTTTAGCTAAAACTGCACAAGCAAGAGCTTGCCTTGCCGTTATGGTGAGTTTTCTCACTTGGAATTATTTTATTAACGCTATGGGAATTGTTTGGGGCAATTATTTTGGCGTGGATTTTACAAATGAAGTCGGTGGAAATAGTGGTCTTACAATGATTGCTGGTATTAAAACATTAGATACCAGTATTATTGGTGCAATTATTATCGCTGGTATTGTCACGAGTATACATAATCGTTATTTCGATAAACAACTTCCTGTATTTCTAGGTATATTTCAAGGAACATCTTATGTCGTATTAATTAGTTTTTTTATGATGTTACCGTTAGCGTGGATAACGTTATTTTTCTGGCCTAAAGTGCAAATTGGTATTCAATCTTTGCAAGTATTTATGGTTGAATCGGGCTCTTTGGGTGTTTGGATATATACCTTTCTTGAGCGTATTTTAATTCCTACTGGTTTACATCACTTTATTTACGGACCTTTTATTTTTGGCCCAGCGGTCACTGAACATGGTATTCAAGTTGATTGGGCTCAAAATATGCAATATTTCAGTCAAAGTACCCAATCTTTAAAAGAATTATTTCCTGAAGGTGGTTTTGCGCTACATGGTAATAGCAAAGTTTTTGGTTCTATTGGTATAGCGCTTGCTCTTTATTTTACTGCGGCACCTAAAAATAGAGCTAAAATTGCTGGTTTACTTATACCTTCTGCATTGACCGCTGTATTTGTGGGAATAACAGAACCATTAGAATTCACGTTCTTATTTATCTCACCTCTCTTATTTGCCATTCATGCCGTATTAGCTGCCACACTAGCCACAACCCTCTATCACTTTGGGGTTGTTGGGAATATGGGCGGTGGGATCATTGACAATTTCCTTCCGATGAATTGGATCCCAATGTTTCATAACCATTACGGAATGATTATTACACAGATAGTCATCGGCCTTATTTTTACAATGATTTGGTTTGTGGTGTTTAGAACGTTAATTATCAAACTTAATTTAAAAACACCTGGTCGTGAAGAAGATGATGAAGAGATCAAACTCTATAGCAAACAAGATTATAAAAATAAAAAGTCACAGGCTTCAGATAATTCCAAATCGGCAAAAGAAGACCGAAAGTTGGCACTACCTAAAGGCATTCTCGATGGCTTAGGTGGAAGTGCAAATATCAAATCTTTAAATAACTGTGCAACACGTTTACGTATTGAAGTGATAGATAGCGAACTAGTTGAAACAGATGCCTATTTTAAAGGGCTCGGTGTACATGGTGTGGTGCGCAAAGGTCATGCATTACAAATTATTATCGGGCTACACGTTTCTCAAGTGAGAGACAAAATTGAACAATTAATGAAAGAAGATACACAAAAAATCACCTTGTCGGAGGCTATATAA
- a CDS encoding GntR family transcriptional regulator — MIYKDIAKSLRIQINSAGYQIGDPLPAEKTLAQQYNASRMTIRKAVDLLVIAGLLERKHGSGTYIKEKDVHHENASLKGFVELMANTGHNVRSEVIEFSVIPCPLSISSKLRINSNERIFYSRRIRFVDNKPLIVEDSYMPVKYFSNLTLTHLEGSKFDFIENVCQIKIAGSYETFHPIMPDNNICQLLKIENNIPILRLSTLSYSIHGDYINYSIMYRNTQDYIVEYHLKREQ, encoded by the coding sequence ATGATCTATAAAGACATTGCAAAAAGCCTAAGAATTCAAATAAATTCTGCTGGATATCAAATTGGCGACCCACTACCCGCAGAAAAAACATTAGCGCAACAATACAACGCATCGAGAATGACAATACGTAAAGCAGTAGATTTATTAGTTATTGCAGGATTATTAGAACGAAAACATGGCTCAGGGACTTATATTAAAGAAAAAGACGTTCATCATGAAAATGCTAGCCTAAAAGGCTTTGTCGAATTAATGGCAAATACAGGCCACAACGTAAGAAGCGAAGTGATAGAGTTTAGTGTTATTCCCTGCCCTTTATCTATTTCTAGCAAATTACGTATTAATTCAAATGAACGTATATTTTATTCAAGACGAATACGTTTTGTAGACAACAAACCGCTTATTGTTGAAGATAGTTATATGCCCGTAAAATATTTTAGTAATTTAACATTAACGCACTTAGAAGGATCTAAATTTGATTTTATTGAAAATGTTTGCCAAATAAAAATAGCGGGAAGTTACGAAACTTTCCACCCTATCATGCCAGATAACAATATTTGTCAATTATTAAAAATAGAGAATAACATTCCCATATTAAGGCTCAGCACATTATCATACAGTATTCATGGTGATTATATTAATTACTCAATAATGTATAGAAACACCCAAGATTATATTGTTGAATATCATTTAAAACGAGAACAATAA
- the hldE gene encoding bifunctional D-glycero-beta-D-manno-heptose-7-phosphate kinase/D-glycero-beta-D-manno-heptose 1-phosphate adenylyltransferase HldE, whose translation MKVTLPDFNKANVLVVGDVMLDRYWYGPTSRISPEAPVPVVKVDTTEERPGGAANVAMNIASLGANSRLVGLTGIDEAAKALSNTLNQVNVRCDFVSVATHPTITKLRVLSRNQQLIRLDFEEGFSNVDPQPIYERIQQALPSIGALVLSDYAKGALSHVQEMIQLAKKAGVPVLIDPKGSDFERYRGATLLTPNMSEFEQVVGVCKTDDELVEKGTQLVRDLDLEALLITRSERGMSLLRANEAPLHLPTQAQEVYDVTGAGDTVIGVLATSLAAGKPLGEACFLANAAAGVVVGKLGTSTVSPIELENAIRGRADNGFGMMEEEQLKQAVELARQRGERIVMTNGCFDILHAGHVSYLANARKLGDRLIVAVNSDASTKRLKGESRPVNPLEQRMTVLGALGAVDWVVAFEEDTPQRLIASVLPDILVKGGDYKPEDIAGSKEVWAAGGEVKVLNFEDGISTTNIINAIKKK comes from the coding sequence ATGAAAGTAACGCTACCGGATTTTAATAAGGCCAATGTGTTGGTTGTCGGTGACGTCATGTTAGACCGCTATTGGTATGGCCCAACAAGTCGAATTTCACCAGAAGCCCCAGTGCCAGTGGTTAAAGTTGATACCACAGAAGAGCGACCAGGTGGTGCAGCAAACGTTGCGATGAATATTGCGTCTCTTGGTGCTAATTCGCGTTTAGTGGGTTTAACAGGTATTGATGAAGCCGCAAAAGCATTGAGCAATACATTAAATCAGGTCAATGTGCGTTGTGATTTTGTCTCTGTTGCGACACACCCAACGATCACAAAATTACGTGTACTTTCACGTAATCAGCAATTAATCCGTCTTGATTTTGAAGAAGGATTTAGCAATGTTGATCCTCAACCTATTTATGAACGTATTCAGCAAGCATTACCTTCTATTGGCGCATTGGTTTTATCTGACTATGCCAAAGGGGCACTTTCTCATGTTCAAGAGATGATCCAACTGGCAAAAAAAGCTGGTGTACCTGTATTAATCGATCCTAAGGGATCAGATTTTGAACGCTATCGCGGTGCGACGCTATTAACGCCAAATATGTCTGAATTTGAACAAGTGGTTGGTGTTTGTAAAACTGATGATGAGCTGGTGGAAAAAGGGACTCAATTAGTTCGAGATTTAGATCTTGAAGCGTTGCTGATCACTCGCTCAGAGCGAGGAATGAGCTTACTGCGTGCTAATGAAGCTCCATTGCATTTACCAACCCAAGCCCAAGAAGTTTATGATGTAACAGGTGCAGGTGATACAGTAATTGGCGTATTAGCAACCTCTTTAGCTGCTGGCAAACCTTTAGGTGAAGCCTGTTTCCTTGCTAACGCAGCGGCAGGCGTTGTTGTGGGTAAATTAGGGACATCAACGGTATCACCTATTGAGCTTGAAAATGCTATTCGTGGTCGAGCTGATAACGGGTTTGGCATGATGGAGGAAGAACAATTAAAACAAGCCGTCGAATTAGCGCGTCAGCGCGGTGAGCGTATTGTGATGACAAATGGTTGTTTTGATATTCTTCATGCAGGTCATGTTAGCTATTTAGCGAATGCACGTAAATTAGGAGATCGCCTTATTGTTGCGGTAAATAGTGATGCGTCTACTAAGCGCTTAAAAGGTGAAAGTCGTCCTGTTAACCCATTAGAACAGCGTATGACTGTGTTGGGCGCATTAGGTGCTGTCGATTGGGTTGTTGCGTTTGAAGAAGATACACCACAGCGCTTAATTGCCTCTGTATTACCGGATATCTTAGTTAAAGGTGGCGATTATAAGCCTGAAGACATCGCAGGTAGCAAAGAAGTTTGGGCAGCAGGCGGTGAAGTAAAAGTGCTGAATTTTGAAGACGGCATTTCTACAACAAATATTATTAATGCGATTAAAAAGAAATAA
- the glnE gene encoding bifunctional [glutamate--ammonia ligase]-adenylyl-L-tyrosine phosphorylase/[glutamate--ammonia-ligase] adenylyltransferase, which translates to MSVIGVFQQLWNKAQCGFSSQLNALAPFSEQEQQFFAFTPFATEHLRVNPQWLTDIRQNPPTSVEWQSYEPQLTAKLADIDNEDDVMRVLRQFRHQQLVRIAWLQFFQLADIPCVLKHLSVLAETLICGARDTLYQQCCQQWGTPCDNEGKPQPLLILGMGKLGGFELNFSSDIDLIFAYPENGFTQGGRRELDNAQFFTRLGQKLIKALDQHTIDGFVYRVDMRLRPFGESGPLVMSFAALEDYYQEQGRDWERYAMIKARVLGAEKKEYCQVLRQMLRPFVYRRYIDFSVIQSLRNMKSMISREVRRRGMIDNIKLGSGGIREIEFITQVFQLIRGGREPELQSNSLLTVLNVIAKLELLTAEETAQLAESYLFLRRLENLLQSIGDQQTQALPESEEDKARLTLAMGFDDWKALYQEINHKMQAVSVIFTQLIGEEDENDDEDDISEFKRLWLLGRLPETSSLFHETLTSEALEAINQTLQNFRQDIGKRTIGPRGRDVLDALMPKLLAKICQQPLTLVTLQRVTPLLLSIVSRTTYLELMQESDEVLTHVIRLCAASPMIAEQLALHPLLLDELLDPNSLYQPLPLDAYRDELRQYLLRVPEEDEEQRLEALRQFKQAQLLRIAAEDITGVLPVMKVSDHLTYLAEAIIHAVVYQAWSYMVKRYGEPEHLAHRDGLGFAVIGYGKLGGWELGYSSDLDLVFLLDCPINTVTTGAKKIDARQFYLRLAQRIIHLFSTRTSSGVLYEVDARLRPSGESGMLVSTIQAFDEYQKNEAWTWEHQALIRARMIYGDDKLQQMFSRIRHETLCLSRDADVLQNEVRDMRKKMVQHLAPTQADKFDLKTSSGGITDIEFIAQYLVLRFSHQYPALTRWSDNVRIFELMAKHQVMDEDEALALTHAYVTLRNELHHLALQALPAIVDNHCFIAERECVLKSKLKWLGEQE; encoded by the coding sequence ATGTCTGTTATTGGTGTATTTCAACAATTGTGGAATAAAGCACAGTGTGGGTTCTCTTCTCAATTGAATGCGTTAGCGCCTTTTAGTGAACAAGAACAACAGTTTTTTGCTTTTACCCCCTTTGCAACAGAGCATTTGCGCGTTAATCCTCAATGGTTGACTGATATCAGGCAAAATCCGCCAACGAGTGTGGAATGGCAGAGTTATGAGCCTCAATTGACAGCAAAATTAGCCGATATTGATAATGAAGATGACGTTATGCGAGTTTTACGCCAATTTCGTCATCAACAATTAGTGCGCATTGCATGGCTACAATTTTTTCAATTAGCCGATATTCCTTGTGTGCTAAAACATTTGAGTGTATTAGCTGAAACATTAATTTGTGGCGCAAGAGATACGCTTTATCAGCAATGTTGCCAACAATGGGGAACGCCTTGTGATAATGAGGGAAAACCTCAGCCATTACTGATTTTAGGAATGGGAAAACTAGGTGGGTTTGAACTTAACTTTTCTTCTGATATCGACTTAATTTTTGCCTATCCTGAAAATGGGTTTACACAAGGTGGACGACGAGAATTAGATAATGCGCAGTTTTTTACGCGCTTAGGTCAAAAGCTGATTAAAGCGCTGGATCAGCATACTATTGATGGTTTTGTCTACCGCGTTGATATGCGGTTACGTCCTTTTGGCGAAAGTGGGCCTTTGGTAATGAGCTTTGCAGCACTGGAAGATTATTATCAAGAGCAAGGGCGCGATTGGGAACGTTACGCCATGATCAAAGCACGCGTTTTAGGGGCAGAAAAGAAAGAGTATTGCCAAGTATTGCGCCAAATGTTGCGTCCTTTTGTTTATCGTCGTTATATTGATTTTAGTGTTATTCAATCACTTAGAAATATGAAATCCATGATAAGTCGTGAAGTTCGTCGTCGTGGCATGATTGATAATATAAAATTAGGCTCTGGTGGTATTCGTGAAATCGAATTTATTACGCAAGTTTTTCAGCTAATTCGTGGTGGTAGAGAGCCTGAGCTTCAAAGCAATTCATTATTAACGGTGCTTAACGTTATTGCGAAACTTGAATTACTCACCGCAGAAGAAACGGCACAATTGGCTGAAAGCTACCTTTTTCTTCGCCGATTAGAAAATCTTTTACAGTCTATTGGTGATCAACAAACCCAAGCCTTACCTGAAAGTGAAGAAGATAAAGCCAGATTGACTTTGGCAATGGGATTTGATGATTGGAAAGCGCTTTATCAAGAAATTAATCACAAGATGCAGGCTGTTTCCGTAATTTTCACGCAATTAATTGGTGAAGAAGACGAAAACGATGATGAAGACGATATCTCTGAATTTAAGCGTCTTTGGTTACTTGGTCGCTTGCCTGAAACATCGTCATTATTTCATGAAACATTAACCAGTGAAGCGCTTGAGGCAATAAATCAGACGTTGCAGAATTTTCGCCAAGATATTGGCAAGCGAACCATTGGGCCGAGAGGACGCGATGTTCTTGATGCCTTAATGCCAAAACTATTGGCTAAAATTTGCCAGCAACCCCTTACTTTAGTGACACTACAACGTGTGACGCCTTTGCTATTAAGCATTGTGAGTCGTACAACGTATTTAGAGTTGATGCAAGAGTCGGATGAAGTTTTAACGCATGTTATACGACTCTGTGCGGCATCTCCGATGATTGCTGAACAATTAGCGCTTCATCCTTTACTATTAGATGAATTACTTGATCCTAATTCTCTCTATCAACCTTTACCTTTAGATGCGTATCGTGATGAATTACGTCAATATTTATTACGTGTACCAGAAGAAGATGAAGAGCAACGATTAGAAGCATTACGCCAGTTTAAGCAAGCCCAATTACTACGCATCGCCGCTGAAGATATTACAGGTGTATTGCCAGTAATGAAGGTTAGTGATCACTTAACATATTTAGCGGAAGCTATTATTCATGCTGTTGTTTATCAAGCTTGGTCATATATGGTGAAACGTTATGGTGAACCTGAACATTTAGCTCATCGTGATGGGCTGGGTTTTGCGGTGATTGGATACGGTAAATTGGGGGGATGGGAGTTAGGATATAGCTCTGATTTGGACTTGGTCTTTTTATTAGATTGTCCAATAAACACTGTGACAACAGGGGCAAAAAAGATTGATGCCCGCCAGTTTTATCTGCGTTTAGCACAGCGTATTATCCATTTGTTTAGTACCAGAACATCTTCTGGTGTGTTGTATGAAGTCGATGCGCGTTTACGTCCTTCGGGTGAATCAGGTATGTTGGTTAGTACTATTCAAGCTTTTGATGAATATCAGAAAAATGAAGCTTGGACTTGGGAGCATCAAGCTTTAATTCGCGCTAGAATGATTTATGGCGATGATAAATTACAACAGATGTTTTCACGTATTCGTCATGAAACGTTATGCCTTTCTCGTGATGCTGATGTGTTACAAAATGAAGTACGCGATATGCGTAAAAAAATGGTGCAACATCTTGCACCAACACAAGCCGATAAGTTTGATTTAAAAACCTCATCTGGCGGTATTACTGATATTGAATTTATCGCGCAATATTTAGTATTGCGTTTTTCTCACCAATACCCTGCTTTAACTCGTTGGTCTGATAATGTGCGTATTTTTGAGTTAATGGCAAAGCATCAAGTGATGGATGAAGATGAAGCTCTCGCTTTAACACATGCTTATGTCACATTGCGTAATGAATTACATCATCTGGCGTTACAAGCATTACCTGCCATTGTGGATAATCATTGTTTTATCGCAGAGCGAGAGTGTGTATTAAAAAGCAAATTGAAGTGGCTTGGTGAACAAGAGTAA
- a CDS encoding inorganic triphosphatase, with product MSQLETELKMSAIPAAIPHIIQRILTLPHQHTAPKKLTNLYFETADNQIRRWDMGLRIRGVDERYEMTIKTAGKVVAGLHQRPEYNVELEQPKLDLARFPAEIWPENTDLTQLESQLDVLFNTNFYREIWLVDFQDSQIEVVLDKGAVRTHQYELPIEEFELELKKGNVSDVIALATYLGEKGGLRLASRSKAARGYYLAKDKPALSLSVVNLSPSDTTAQQLTKWLSAIQALEEAIFANPTPPTITMPAMLALFSDWCKKQSDLPRSMEQSLNAISPLTFTTATDYYHVLWLNFKLSSMAWLLSIA from the coding sequence ATGAGCCAATTAGAAACTGAACTCAAAATGAGTGCCATACCTGCCGCTATTCCTCACATTATTCAGCGCATTCTGACTCTACCTCATCAGCATACTGCACCCAAAAAGCTGACTAATCTTTACTTTGAAACCGCAGATAATCAAATTCGTCGCTGGGATATGGGGCTGCGTATTCGTGGTGTTGATGAACGTTATGAAATGACAATTAAAACTGCCGGTAAAGTCGTTGCTGGTTTGCATCAACGTCCAGAATATAACGTGGAATTAGAACAACCTAAATTAGATCTAGCACGCTTCCCAGCAGAAATCTGGCCTGAAAATACCGACCTTACACAATTAGAGTCTCAACTTGATGTGCTGTTTAATACGAACTTTTACCGTGAAATTTGGCTGGTGGATTTTCAAGATAGCCAAATTGAAGTGGTGTTAGATAAAGGTGCTGTTCGCACTCATCAATATGAGTTGCCCATTGAAGAGTTCGAGTTAGAACTCAAAAAGGGCAATGTGTCGGATGTTATCGCATTAGCGACTTATTTAGGTGAAAAGGGCGGATTGCGTCTTGCTTCTCGCAGTAAGGCGGCTCGAGGCTACTATTTGGCGAAAGATAAACCTGCATTATCGTTGAGTGTGGTGAATCTTTCTCCTAGTGATACAACGGCTCAGCAATTGACTAAATGGTTAAGTGCGATACAGGCATTAGAAGAAGCGATTTTTGCCAATCCGACGCCACCAACAATTACCATGCCTGCCATGTTGGCATTATTTTCAGATTGGTGCAAAAAACAGTCTGATTTGCCTAGATCTATGGAACAATCACTCAATGCGATTTCGCCGTTAACATTTACAACAGCAACCGACTATTATCATGTTTTATGGTTGAATTTTAAGTTATCTTCTATGGCATGGTTACTGTCTATTGCTTAA
- a CDS encoding TIGR04211 family SH3 domain-containing protein, whose product MRKLPLLFLSLLGLGFSLSSHAETRYVSDELSTYVHSGPGNQYRIVGSLNSGSTVTVLSRNAATGYVQIKDDKDRTVWIPESQLSAQPSMRTRIPAMEKEIQTLRDKLANIDQSWNQRTIDMQNKVSNSDDIINGLKKENEQMRTKLAVAEKKLDFANQQLDDRQRDIILQWFMYGGGVAGAGLVFGLILPHIIPRRRKRNDRWMN is encoded by the coding sequence ATGCGAAAATTACCCTTACTTTTTCTTTCCTTACTTGGCTTAGGCTTTTCTCTGAGCTCACACGCAGAAACTCGTTATGTTTCCGATGAATTATCCACTTATGTGCATAGTGGACCAGGAAATCAGTATCGAATTGTTGGCTCTTTAAATTCTGGCTCAACAGTCACTGTACTTTCTCGTAATGCAGCAACGGGCTACGTACAAATTAAAGACGATAAAGATCGTACTGTTTGGATACCTGAAAGCCAACTGAGTGCTCAGCCAAGCATGCGTACTCGCATTCCTGCAATGGAAAAAGAGATCCAAACACTGCGCGACAAACTGGCGAATATCGACCAAAGTTGGAATCAACGTACAATAGATATGCAAAATAAAGTTTCAAACAGTGATGACATCATCAATGGCTTGAAAAAAGAAAATGAACAAATGAGAACTAAGCTCGCTGTCGCAGAGAAAAAACTCGATTTTGCTAATCAACAATTAGATGACAGACAACGCGATATCATCTTACAGTGGTTTATGTATGGTGGTGGTGTTGCTGGTGCAGGTCTTGTCTTTGGTCTGATCCTTCCACATATTATTCCGCGTCGTCGTAAACGTAATGATCGTTGGATGAACTAA